One genomic region from Solibacillus isronensis encodes:
- a CDS encoding PCRF domain-containing protein, which translates to CYTDWRQVQEDIETAQMMLDDPEMREMAQEELRDAKEKGDQLEQQLQVLLLPKDPDDERNAFVEVRAGTGGDEAALFAGDLFRMYTRYAESRRWQVEILSANEGEHGGFKEVIAKISGDGVYGRLKFESGGHRVQRVPATESQGRIHTSACTV; encoded by the coding sequence CTGCTATACCGACTGGCGTCAGGTGCAGGAGGATATTGAAACCGCGCAGATGATGCTCGACGATCCGGAAATGCGCGAAATGGCGCAGGAAGAGCTGCGTGACGCCAAAGAAAAAGGCGACCAGCTGGAGCAACAGCTGCAGGTTCTCCTCCTGCCGAAAGATCCTGATGACGAGCGTAACGCCTTCGTGGAAGTGCGCGCCGGGACCGGCGGCGACGAAGCAGCGCTGTTTGCCGGCGATCTATTCCGCATGTACACCCGTTACGCAGAATCGCGCCGCTGGCAGGTAGAGATCCTCAGCGCCAACGAAGGTGAGCACGGCGGCTTTAAAGAGGTGATCGCCAAGATCAGCGGTGACGGCGTCTATGGTCGGCTCAAATTTGAATCCGGCGGCCATCGCGTGCAGCGTGTGCCGGCCACCGAATCGCAGGGGCGGATCCACACCTCCGCCTGTACGGTGG